The following proteins come from a genomic window of Bacillus sp. (in: firmicutes):
- a CDS encoding Zn-dependent protease, producing MFLLYFAIIILIPLWAQMKVKGAYRKYSQIPASSGMTGAQVARTILDNNGLYHVRVEETPGVLSDHYDPRDKTVRLSTSNYHGASVAGAAVAAHEVGHAIQDARDYAFLRFRHALVPVANIGSNLSWILILIGIFAHISGLLLLGIVCMAAAVLFQIVTLPVEFNASSRAMDEIVAAGVIRNDEERETRKVLNAAALTYVAAALVAVMELVRLLLVYTGMAGSDD from the coding sequence ATGTTTTTACTATATTTTGCAATAATCATCCTCATCCCTTTATGGGCACAAATGAAGGTGAAAGGTGCATATCGTAAATATTCGCAAATTCCTGCTTCATCGGGAATGACGGGTGCTCAAGTAGCGAGAACAATTTTGGATAATAATGGCTTATACCATGTAAGAGTTGAAGAAACTCCGGGTGTACTATCTGATCATTATGATCCTCGAGACAAAACAGTACGCCTATCAACAAGCAATTATCACGGAGCCTCTGTTGCAGGTGCAGCTGTTGCGGCCCATGAGGTAGGCCATGCAATTCAAGATGCGCGAGATTACGCGTTTTTAAGGTTCAGACATGCGTTAGTTCCAGTTGCTAACATCGGTTCGAATCTATCGTGGATTTTAATATTGATAGGAATCTTTGCTCACATCAGTGGACTTTTATTGCTAGGGATTGTTTGTATGGCGGCGGCCGTACTTTTCCAAATTGTTACCTTACCAGTAGAATTCAATGCTTCAAGTCGAGCTATGGATGAAATCGTAGCCGCAGGTGTAATCCGCAATGATGAAGAACGAGAAACGCGCAAAGTTTTAAATGCAGCTGCCTTAACATATGTTGCAGCAGCATTAGTAGCTGTGATGGAACTTGTTCGTCTTCTGTTAGTATATACTGGAATGGCTGGAAGTGATGACTAG